In one Streptomyces sp. T12 genomic region, the following are encoded:
- a CDS encoding ABC transporter permease yields the protein MTLSTEQTGTVVLTRLILRRERVRILIWTTAVPLLVLLTAASVKGLYPTQHDLDVAAEASEGNAAAIAFNGPAQGLDTLGGEVAFQVGTFGLVLVALMSTFMTGRQTRAEEEAGRAEMIGSLPVGGHANATAALLVVAGMNVIVGALVALGLIGLDLPVTGSVVFGVSFCALGLVFAGITLVVAQISENTRVVHGSTGAVLGVSFVLRAVGDIGDGTASWFSPIGWVQKTRPFAGERWWPLLVPALCAVAAVFVAHTLSDRRDLGAGLVPPRPGPPRAARGLGRPLGLALRLQRGSLIGWTCGVFLTGLAYGWVADDVEDFVADNEAIADLIAGYGGASLTDSYLSQSLLVVALLGAWYTMQSVLRLRGEENGLRADLVLATPVSRSRWVASHLTVALAGSIVVLVAGGLGTGLAYGLTSGDLGQVPRLIGSALAYAPALWLLAGLATTLFGLVPRGTVAAWAALIACFVIGLLGQALDLPGWTRDISPFEHVPRLPAADPSLTAPTLLTVLAAALTAAGLSGFRRRDLG from the coding sequence ATGACGCTGTCGACCGAGCAGACCGGCACCGTCGTCCTCACCCGGCTGATCCTGCGCCGCGAACGAGTCCGCATCCTGATCTGGACGACGGCCGTCCCCCTGTTGGTGCTCCTCACTGCGGCCAGCGTGAAGGGGCTCTACCCCACCCAGCACGACCTCGACGTGGCAGCCGAGGCCAGTGAGGGCAACGCCGCGGCCATCGCCTTCAACGGGCCGGCCCAGGGACTCGACACGCTGGGCGGCGAGGTGGCCTTCCAGGTGGGCACCTTCGGACTGGTCCTGGTGGCTCTGATGAGCACCTTCATGACCGGGCGGCAGACCCGCGCCGAGGAGGAGGCCGGGCGCGCCGAGATGATCGGCTCGCTCCCGGTCGGCGGGCACGCGAACGCCACCGCCGCCTTGCTGGTCGTGGCCGGCATGAACGTGATCGTCGGTGCTCTGGTGGCTCTCGGCCTCATCGGCCTGGACCTGCCCGTCACGGGTTCGGTCGTCTTCGGCGTCTCCTTCTGCGCGCTGGGCCTCGTCTTCGCCGGGATCACTCTCGTCGTCGCGCAGATCTCGGAGAACACCCGGGTCGTGCACGGCAGTACCGGTGCCGTGCTGGGTGTGTCGTTCGTGCTGCGGGCCGTCGGGGACATCGGGGACGGCACGGCGTCGTGGTTCTCGCCCATCGGCTGGGTCCAGAAGACGCGGCCCTTCGCCGGTGAACGCTGGTGGCCACTGCTGGTCCCGGCCTTGTGCGCCGTCGCCGCCGTGTTCGTGGCCCACACGCTGTCCGACCGGCGAGACCTCGGCGCGGGCCTCGTACCGCCCCGGCCCGGCCCGCCGCGGGCGGCGCGGGGCCTCGGACGACCGCTGGGGCTGGCCCTGCGACTGCAGCGGGGCAGCCTGATCGGCTGGACCTGCGGTGTGTTCCTGACCGGGCTCGCCTACGGCTGGGTCGCCGACGACGTCGAGGACTTCGTCGCCGACAACGAGGCCATCGCGGACCTGATCGCGGGGTACGGCGGAGCGAGCCTCACCGACTCCTACCTGTCCCAGTCCCTGCTCGTCGTGGCTCTTCTCGGTGCGTGGTACACGATGCAGTCCGTCCTGCGGCTGCGCGGCGAGGAGAACGGCCTGCGGGCCGACCTGGTGCTCGCCACACCGGTCTCCCGGAGCCGCTGGGTGGCAAGTCATCTGACCGTGGCGCTGGCCGGCAGCATCGTCGTGCTCGTCGCCGGAGGGCTCGGCACGGGGCTCGCCTACGGCCTCACGAGCGGTGACCTCGGCCAGGTGCCCCGCCTGATCGGATCCGCGCTCGCCTACGCCCCGGCGCTCTGGCTGCTCGCGGGGCTCGCGACCACCCTGTTCGGACTGGTCCCGCGCGGCACGGTCGCCGCCTGGGCCGCCCTCATCGCCTGCTTCGTCATCGGCCTGCTGGGCCAGGCCCTCGACCTCCCGGGCTGGACCAGGGACATCTCCCCGTTCGAGCACGTACCGCGCCTGCCCGCCGCCGATCCAAGCCTCACGGCGCCGACGCTCCTCACCGTACTCGCCGCCGCCCTGACGGCAGCGGGCCTGTCGGGGTTCCGACGGCGGGACCTCGGCTAG
- a CDS encoding ABC transporter ATP-binding protein, translating to MSTDSAPQCRDRSGSDGSAAVLASGLVKTFGRTRALDGLDLTVATGEVHGFLGPNGAGKTTTIRVLLGLLRADAGEVRLLGGDPWRDAVGLHRRLAYVPGDVSLWPRLTGGEIIDVFGRLRGDLDPVRRDELLQRFELDPTKKSRTYSKGNRQKVGLVAALASRAELLLLDEPTSGLDPLMESAFQDCIREVKAEGRTVLLSSHILAEVEALCDRVSIIRTGRTVESGTLAELRHLTRTSIDVETVRTATGLDVLPGVHDLRTENHRVRFDVDTDRLDDAVRHVTSFGIRTLTSQPPTLEELFLRHYSDESARHAKDEPR from the coding sequence ATGTCCACCGATTCCGCTCCACAATGCCGCGACAGGTCCGGCAGCGACGGCTCCGCCGCCGTGCTCGCCTCGGGGCTGGTGAAGACCTTCGGACGGACCCGTGCGCTGGACGGGCTGGATCTGACCGTCGCCACGGGTGAGGTGCACGGCTTCCTGGGGCCCAACGGCGCCGGCAAGACCACGACCATCCGTGTCCTGCTCGGGCTGCTGCGGGCCGACGCGGGCGAGGTCCGACTGCTGGGCGGAGATCCCTGGCGCGACGCCGTCGGCCTGCATCGGCGGCTGGCGTACGTGCCGGGCGACGTCAGCCTGTGGCCCAGACTGACGGGCGGCGAGATCATCGATGTCTTCGGCCGCCTGCGCGGCGACCTCGATCCGGTCCGTCGCGACGAGCTGCTGCAGCGGTTCGAGCTGGACCCGACGAAGAAGTCCCGCACCTACTCCAAGGGCAACCGGCAGAAGGTCGGCCTGGTCGCGGCGCTCGCGTCCCGCGCCGAGCTGCTGCTCCTGGACGAGCCGACCTCCGGACTCGACCCGCTGATGGAGAGTGCCTTCCAGGATTGCATCCGCGAGGTGAAGGCCGAGGGCCGCACGGTGCTGCTGTCCAGCCACATCCTGGCCGAGGTGGAGGCACTGTGCGACCGGGTGAGCATCATCCGGACGGGCCGCACGGTGGAGAGCGGCACGTTGGCCGAGCTGCGGCATCTGACGCGCACCTCGATCGATGTCGAGACGGTCCGGACGGCCACCGGACTCGACGTGCTGCCCGGCGTGCACGATCTGCGCACGGAGAACCACCGGGTGCGCTTCGACGTGGACACCGACCGCCTCGACGACGCGGTACGCCACGTCACCAGCTTCGGGATCCGCACCCTCACGAGTCAGCCGCCGACGCTGGAGGAACTGTTCCTGCGCCACTACAGCGACGAGTCCGCCCGGCACGCGAAGGACGAGCCGCGATGA
- a CDS encoding Hsp20/alpha crystallin family protein, with protein MSGMIERLPGWPTLPDLFGWVEGGFPPVHTVPGTHGIRIEERLTEGTYVLRAELPGIDPAKDVEITISEGVLTLRAERTEETKEKHHTEFRYGTFTRSVRLPAGAKGDEATADYKDGVLTIKVPVPEEKAGTRTIPVRHV; from the coding sequence ATGAGCGGCATGATCGAGCGGCTGCCCGGCTGGCCCACACTCCCCGACCTGTTCGGCTGGGTAGAGGGTGGGTTCCCCCCGGTCCACACCGTTCCGGGGACACACGGCATCCGCATCGAGGAGCGCCTGACGGAGGGAACGTACGTACTGCGGGCCGAGCTTCCCGGCATCGACCCTGCCAAGGACGTCGAGATCACCATCTCGGAGGGCGTGCTCACCCTGCGGGCCGAGCGCACCGAGGAGACCAAGGAGAAGCACCACACGGAGTTCCGCTACGGCACGTTCACCCGTTCCGTCCGGCTGCCGGCCGGAGCCAAGGGTGACGAGGCGACTGCGGACTACAAGGACGGTGTCCTGACCATCAAGGTTCCGGTGCCGGAGGAGAAGGCGGGCACCAGGACCATCCCCGTGCGGCACGTCTGA
- a CDS encoding MBL fold metallo-hydrolase RNA specificity domain-containing protein — protein sequence MDSPMALAALDVYRDAVLTRAPELRPEIAVVGTAALSPEPLRTVRSIQESVGLGHESGPAVIVSASGMATGGRVLHRLRRLLPDARGAVVVVGFAPAQGTRARDLVDGAKVLEMFDEYVPVRAEVADVPHFSAHADAGQIIDWLRGAPAPNATYLVHGEPDAAAALRDRIDRTLGWTAVVPRSGDQ from the coding sequence GTGGACAGCCCCATGGCCCTGGCCGCCCTCGACGTCTACCGGGACGCCGTCCTCACCCGGGCGCCCGAACTGCGTCCCGAGATCGCCGTCGTCGGCACGGCGGCGCTGAGCCCCGAGCCGTTGCGGACCGTGAGGTCGATCCAGGAGTCCGTCGGCCTCGGCCACGAGAGCGGTCCGGCCGTTATCGTCTCGGCGTCCGGCATGGCCACCGGAGGGCGCGTCCTGCACCGTCTGCGGCGGCTGTTGCCCGATGCGCGGGGCGCCGTCGTCGTGGTGGGCTTCGCCCCCGCCCAGGGCACCCGCGCCCGCGATCTCGTCGACGGCGCCAAGGTGCTCGAGATGTTCGATGAGTACGTCCCGGTGCGAGCCGAGGTCGCCGACGTACCGCACTTCTCGGCACACGCCGACGCCGGACAGATCATCGACTGGCTGCGCGGCGCGCCCGCCCCGAACGCCACCTACCTGGTGCACGGGGAGCCCGACGCCGCCGCGGCGCTGCGCGACCGCATCGACCGGACCCTGGGCTGGACCGCCGTCGTACCGCGCTCCGGGGATCAGTAG
- a CDS encoding flavodoxin domain-containing protein, translated as MRVLVGYATAHGSTRGVAERLAAGLGHAGLRTDARPMDVVDDADAYGAFVLGSAVHNQSWLDPAKAFLRDNLELLDPRPVWLFSVGMPGALRGPWKRLGPMEAPVIVQGLPAELSYRGHRLFSGVIRASQLPLGGRIRFRLMGGRYGDYRDWDAIGGWAAEIAEELLRP; from the coding sequence ATGCGTGTCCTGGTGGGTTACGCGACCGCGCACGGCTCGACCCGTGGTGTCGCCGAGCGGCTGGCGGCCGGCCTCGGCCACGCCGGGCTGCGGACCGACGCGCGGCCCATGGATGTCGTCGACGACGCCGACGCGTACGGCGCGTTCGTCCTCGGCAGCGCCGTGCACAACCAGAGCTGGCTCGACCCCGCCAAGGCGTTCCTGCGCGACAACCTGGAGCTGCTGGACCCTCGCCCCGTGTGGCTCTTCAGCGTCGGAATGCCGGGAGCGCTGCGTGGGCCGTGGAAGCGACTTGGGCCGATGGAGGCCCCGGTGATCGTCCAGGGCCTGCCCGCGGAGCTGTCGTACCGAGGTCATCGGCTCTTCTCCGGCGTCATCCGCGCTTCCCAGCTGCCGCTCGGCGGACGGATCCGGTTCCGTCTGATGGGCGGCCGGTATGGCGACTACCGCGACTGGGACGCCATCGGCGGCTGGGCGGCCGAGATCGCCGAAGAACTGCTCCGCCCATGA
- a CDS encoding universal stress protein produces MTEHADGIVVGVDGSEASVAALRWAAEQARALGTPVVAVHAWEPCTAGFAPYAPTSARPTVAEQRERAAEVLASAVRHAFGPRIGPDLRAVVAQGPPSRVLLRYARGALLLALGRRAHGQWELPAVGTVGRECLRHATVPVVTVPAPDRQAARLRSVGTPPDVRTGAA; encoded by the coding sequence ATGACCGAACACGCCGACGGAATCGTGGTGGGCGTCGACGGATCCGAAGCATCCGTGGCCGCGCTGCGCTGGGCGGCGGAGCAGGCACGGGCCCTCGGCACGCCGGTCGTCGCCGTGCACGCCTGGGAACCGTGCACGGCCGGGTTCGCGCCGTACGCGCCGACGTCGGCCCGTCCGACGGTCGCGGAGCAGCGCGAGCGGGCCGCCGAGGTGCTCGCCTCGGCCGTACGTCACGCCTTCGGCCCTCGCATCGGCCCCGACCTGCGTGCCGTGGTGGCGCAGGGGCCGCCCTCACGGGTGCTCCTGCGGTACGCGCGCGGCGCTCTGCTCCTGGCCCTCGGGCGCAGGGCCCACGGGCAGTGGGAGCTCCCGGCCGTCGGCACGGTCGGCCGCGAGTGTCTGCGGCACGCCACGGTCCCCGTGGTCACGGTGCCCGCCCCCGACCGCCAGGCGGCGCGGCTCAGGTCGGTCGGCACCCCTCCCGACGTACGAACCGGAGCCGCGTGA
- a CDS encoding DUF4389 domain-containing protein — MATEALHPVHPARLTATLDPQLSRWLWLVKWLLALPHFVVLAFLWVAFVVVSVVAFFAVLFTGRYPRALFDFNAGVLRWSWRVAYYAYGALGTDRYPPFTLADVPDYPTHWDVAYPEQLSRGLVLVKWWLLAIPHYLVLGFFLGGARLVWFSGGLIGLLALFAGVSLAATARYPRGIFDLVIGLNRWALRVAAYAALLTDVYPPFRLDLGGDEPE, encoded by the coding sequence ATGGCCACGGAAGCACTGCATCCTGTCCACCCCGCCCGGCTGACCGCGACCCTCGACCCGCAGCTGTCGCGTTGGCTCTGGCTGGTGAAGTGGCTGCTCGCCCTGCCCCACTTCGTCGTCCTCGCCTTCCTGTGGGTGGCGTTCGTCGTCGTCAGCGTGGTGGCGTTCTTCGCTGTCCTGTTCACCGGGCGTTATCCGCGAGCGTTGTTCGACTTCAACGCGGGCGTGCTGCGCTGGAGCTGGCGCGTCGCGTACTACGCGTACGGGGCCCTCGGCACCGACCGCTATCCGCCGTTCACGCTCGCCGACGTGCCCGACTACCCGACTCACTGGGACGTGGCGTACCCCGAGCAGTTGTCCCGGGGCCTGGTCCTGGTGAAGTGGTGGCTGCTGGCGATCCCCCACTACCTGGTACTGGGGTTCTTCCTCGGCGGCGCCCGATTGGTCTGGTTCTCGGGCGGGCTCATCGGGTTGCTCGCCTTGTTCGCCGGCGTCTCCCTGGCCGCCACCGCCCGCTACCCGCGCGGCATCTTCGATCTGGTCATCGGCCTCAACCGGTGGGCCCTGCGGGTGGCCGCCTACGCGGCCCTCCTCACCGACGTGTACCCGCCGTTCCGGCTCGACCTCGGTGGCGACGAACCGGAGTGA
- a CDS encoding universal stress protein, translating into MEVPLVVGVDGSEPSLSAVDWAVDEAARHGLPLRLVYASLWERYEGNVPSGGAERPSERVMAENIVGTAAERAHRRNPEVKVSADVVPDEAANALLSEAHHAFAVVTGSRGRGAFAGLLLGSVGLAVAARAHGPVIVVRGDKAGLAGTHERILLGAADPSIAGEAMRFAFREAEVRRCPLDVVRAWRVPAHESVDHHLSTGDPARHQKERASALLDAVLHDPMADHPRVPVRRDTVEGPAHRVLLRRSAAADLVVIGARRRSGHFGLQLGRVGHTLLHHAPCPVAVVPQTERP; encoded by the coding sequence ATGGAGGTGCCCCTGGTCGTGGGCGTCGACGGATCGGAGCCGAGTCTCAGCGCGGTCGACTGGGCCGTGGACGAGGCGGCCCGGCACGGTCTGCCGCTGCGCCTGGTGTACGCGTCCCTGTGGGAGCGGTACGAGGGCAATGTGCCCTCCGGCGGAGCGGAACGCCCGTCCGAGCGAGTCATGGCGGAGAACATCGTCGGCACCGCGGCCGAACGCGCCCATCGACGCAACCCCGAGGTGAAGGTCTCGGCCGACGTGGTCCCCGACGAAGCGGCGAACGCACTCCTGAGCGAAGCCCATCACGCCTTCGCCGTGGTGACCGGATCACGCGGCCGCGGTGCGTTCGCCGGTCTGCTCCTGGGATCGGTCGGCCTGGCCGTGGCGGCTCGCGCCCACGGACCGGTGATCGTGGTCCGCGGCGACAAGGCCGGCCTGGCAGGCACCCACGAGCGGATCCTGCTCGGCGCGGCCGACCCCTCGATCGCCGGTGAGGCGATGCGATTCGCCTTCCGCGAGGCGGAGGTACGCCGGTGCCCGCTCGATGTCGTGCGGGCCTGGCGTGTTCCCGCCCACGAGTCGGTCGACCACCACCTGAGCACCGGCGACCCGGCCCGCCACCAGAAGGAACGGGCGTCCGCCCTGCTCGACGCCGTACTCCACGACCCGATGGCGGACCACCCCCGCGTGCCGGTGCGTCGCGACACGGTGGAGGGGCCGGCCCACCGGGTGCTCCTGCGCCGGTCGGCGGCCGCCGACCTCGTCGTCATCGGAGCGCGGCGCAGGTCCGGCCACTTCGGGCTTCAGCTGGGCCGGGTGGGGCACACGCTGCTGCACCACGCCCCCTGCCCCGTAGCCGTCGTACCGCAAACGGAGCGACCATGA
- a CDS encoding HAD family phosphatase codes for MKRPLTPTTPSDALAPVLRDIRAVVFDTDGVITDSARVHAAAWKTAFDAFLRAHPPADPVQRRPFDARDDYLRFVDGKSRLDGAAAFLVSRGIETSDETVREVAADKERLFTERLRTHGVDAYPGTVRLVRALRRAGVPVAAASASRHAGELLTRAGVRDLFDVLVDGGEAARLNLPGKPRPDLFLTAVDRLGVPAGRAAVVEDALAGVEAGRSGGFALVVGVDRAAAEGSGERLRRHGADIVVGDLAELLARGVSK; via the coding sequence ATGAAGCGCCCCCTCACCCCGACGACTCCCTCGGACGCACTCGCACCCGTCCTACGTGACATCCGGGCCGTCGTCTTCGACACCGACGGCGTGATCACCGACTCGGCCCGGGTGCATGCGGCAGCGTGGAAGACGGCGTTCGACGCCTTCTTGCGCGCCCATCCGCCCGCGGACCCCGTCCAGCGGCGCCCGTTCGACGCCAGGGACGACTACCTCAGGTTCGTGGACGGCAAATCCCGCCTCGACGGTGCCGCCGCCTTCCTCGTCTCGCGCGGCATCGAGACGTCGGACGAGACGGTCCGGGAGGTCGCCGCCGACAAGGAGCGGCTGTTCACCGAGCGGCTGCGCACGCACGGCGTGGACGCCTACCCGGGAACGGTGCGACTGGTGCGTGCCCTGCGCCGGGCGGGGGTACCCGTCGCGGCGGCCTCGGCGTCCCGGCATGCCGGGGAACTGCTCACCAGGGCCGGAGTGCGGGACCTCTTCGACGTCCTCGTGGACGGAGGCGAGGCCGCCCGGCTGAACCTGCCGGGCAAGCCGCGGCCCGACCTGTTCCTCACGGCGGTCGACCGGCTCGGCGTCCCGGCCGGCCGCGCCGCTGTCGTGGAGGACGCCCTGGCCGGAGTGGAGGCCGGGCGCAGCGGCGGGTTCGCCCTCGTCGTCGGCGTGGACCGGGCCGCCGCCGAGGGCTCGGGGGAGAGGCTGCGGCGGCACGGCGCCGACATCGTCGTAGGGGATCTGGCGGAACTGCTGGCACGAGGAGTGTCGAAGTGA
- a CDS encoding glycoside hydrolase family 65 protein has product MTDWTWEYEGYEPADQCLRESLCTLGNGYFATRGALPECAADEIHYPGTYIAGIYNRLTSDVAGRRVENEDMVNVPNWLPLRFRLRDGQWLTPDTAPVLTHRLDLHLASGMLERRTRYDLGEERVLSVRQQRIVHMADPHLAALRTEFTAEGFSGELEVEALLDGGVTNGGVPRYRDLDGRHLTHVHAGTAAPDTVWLRCRTRTSDIRIGMAARLTADPPVTIRNKSPRTTQHTCLDLVEGRTATVDKVVALHTSRDPAISDPLHAAVDRVSRAPGFDDLLETHLTAWDQLWRRAELDVGGESGRILRLHLFHVLQTLSPHTADLDVGVPARGLHGEAYRGHVFWDELFVLPFLNLHFPEVSRALLRYRHRRLEQARSTALAAGRRGALYPWQSGSDGREETQQLHLNPRSGRWLPDHSHLQYHVGSAIAYNVWQYCEASGDAEFLHTKGAEMLLQIARFWADKAVYDESLGRHRIKGVVGPDEYHESYPGAEAPGLDDNAYTNVTAAWVLTRTLELLDTLPEPRRRELVERNGLDGGELEQWEDVSRTLHVPFHSGVISQFAGYAELAELPWEEYRQRYGDIRRLDRILEAEGDTVNRYKASKQADVLMLGYLFAPAELQGLFRRLGVRLDEDTWRRTVDYYMHRTSHGSTLSGLVHGWVLARHRRSEAWKFCQEALQGDIADVQGGTTGEGIHLGAMAGTLDLVQRGLTGLETRGGALWLDPVPLPELSSYGFALRYQGHWGVRLRLERGNLEIAVPSSDASAIDVRLPGRAVSVEPGQTARLELPD; this is encoded by the coding sequence GTGACCGATTGGACCTGGGAGTACGAGGGCTACGAGCCCGCGGACCAGTGCCTGAGGGAATCCCTGTGCACCCTGGGCAACGGCTACTTCGCCACCCGGGGCGCGCTGCCGGAGTGCGCTGCCGACGAGATCCACTACCCGGGCACCTACATCGCGGGCATCTACAACCGGCTCACCTCGGACGTCGCGGGCCGCCGGGTCGAGAACGAGGACATGGTCAACGTCCCGAACTGGCTGCCGCTGCGCTTCCGCCTGCGCGACGGCCAGTGGCTCACCCCCGACACCGCCCCGGTGCTCACGCACCGCCTGGACCTGCACCTGGCCTCGGGCATGCTCGAACGGCGCACCCGCTACGACCTCGGCGAGGAAAGGGTGCTGTCGGTGCGCCAGCAGCGGATCGTCCACATGGCCGACCCGCATCTGGCGGCGCTGCGCACCGAGTTCACGGCCGAGGGGTTCTCCGGCGAACTCGAGGTCGAGGCGCTGCTCGACGGCGGTGTCACCAACGGCGGGGTCCCGCGCTACCGCGACCTGGACGGCCGCCACCTCACCCATGTGCACGCGGGCACTGCCGCCCCGGACACGGTCTGGCTGCGCTGCCGTACCCGCACCTCGGACATCCGGATCGGCATGGCCGCCCGGTTGACCGCCGACCCGCCCGTCACGATCCGGAACAAGAGCCCCCGTACCACCCAGCACACCTGTCTGGACCTGGTGGAGGGCCGTACGGCGACCGTCGACAAGGTCGTCGCCCTGCACACCTCCCGCGACCCTGCCATCAGTGACCCGCTGCACGCCGCCGTCGACCGGGTCAGCCGGGCACCCGGCTTCGACGACCTGCTCGAAACCCACCTCACGGCCTGGGACCAGCTCTGGCGCCGTGCCGAACTCGACGTGGGCGGCGAATCCGGCCGCATCCTGCGGCTGCACCTCTTCCATGTGCTCCAGACGCTCTCGCCGCACACCGCCGACCTCGACGTCGGCGTACCCGCCCGGGGGCTGCACGGCGAGGCCTACCGCGGGCACGTCTTCTGGGACGAGCTGTTCGTCCTGCCCTTCCTCAACCTGCACTTCCCCGAGGTCTCCCGCGCCCTCTTGCGCTACCGCCACCGCCGCCTCGAACAGGCCCGCAGCACCGCCCTGGCAGCGGGCCGCCGGGGTGCCCTCTACCCGTGGCAGAGCGGCAGCGACGGGCGCGAGGAGACCCAGCAGCTCCATCTCAACCCGCGCTCGGGGCGCTGGCTGCCCGACCACTCCCATCTCCAATACCACGTCGGGTCCGCGATCGCCTACAACGTATGGCAGTACTGCGAGGCGAGCGGCGACGCGGAGTTCCTGCACACCAAGGGCGCCGAGATGCTGCTGCAGATCGCCCGCTTCTGGGCGGACAAGGCCGTCTACGACGAGAGCCTCGGACGGCACCGCATCAAGGGCGTGGTCGGCCCCGACGAGTACCACGAGTCCTACCCGGGTGCCGAGGCGCCCGGCCTCGACGACAACGCGTACACCAACGTCACAGCCGCCTGGGTGCTCACCCGCACCCTGGAGCTGCTGGACACCCTGCCCGAGCCCCGCCGGCGCGAACTCGTCGAGCGCAATGGACTCGACGGGGGCGAACTCGAACAGTGGGAGGACGTGTCCCGCACCCTCCACGTCCCCTTCCACAGCGGCGTCATCAGCCAGTTCGCGGGCTACGCCGAGCTCGCCGAGCTCCCGTGGGAGGAGTACCGGCAGCGCTACGGCGATATTCGTCGCCTGGACCGGATCCTGGAGGCGGAGGGCGACACCGTCAACCGCTACAAGGCCTCCAAACAGGCCGACGTGCTGATGCTCGGCTACCTCTTCGCACCGGCCGAACTGCAGGGCCTGTTCCGCCGGTTGGGGGTGCGGCTGGACGAGGACACCTGGCGGCGCACCGTCGACTACTACATGCACCGCACCAGCCACGGCTCCACCCTCAGCGGCCTGGTCCACGGCTGGGTGCTGGCCCGGCACCGACGCAGTGAGGCGTGGAAGTTCTGCCAGGAGGCCCTCCAGGGCGACATCGCCGACGTCCAGGGCGGCACCACCGGCGAGGGCATCCACCTGGGCGCCATGGCCGGCACCCTCGACCTGGTCCAGCGCGGGCTGACCGGCCTGGAGACCCGGGGCGGCGCCCTGTGGCTGGACCCCGTGCCGCTGCCCGAACTGTCCTCGTACGGCTTCGCTCTGCGCTACCAGGGGCACTGGGGCGTACGCCTGCGCCTGGAGCGCGGGAACCTGGAGATCGCGGTCCCGTCCTCGGACGCGTCCGCGATCGACGTACGGCTGCCGGGCCGCGCGGTCAGCGTCGAACCCGGGCAGACGGCTCGGCTGGAGCTCCCGGACTGA
- a CDS encoding ABC transporter permease: MTALAVTSATLARVLRDRTALFFMVLLPVAIIVVIGVTVSGFDQFRIGLVPAARNGPVAGELTSELQEAPGLRARTYDTAADARTALRRAELDAVVVVPNSLDADVRAGRSVTVPVLVEPSGSAGHGAVSSVSAVVAEHAARLQAARFASDETDGSFDDALALARTAERAASPIVVRSETVNGQSDFLPLGYSYSTPTMLVLFVFINALAGGAAIVQTRRTGVYARALAAPVAARTLVFGETVAYLLLAALQSLLIVGIGALAFDVKWGDPLAAGALVTVWALVGTGAGVLAGALFRTPEQVHAIGPALGIGMGMLGGCMWPLAVVPDWLRSAGHAVPHAWAVDAWTTLLSRDGDLAAILRDLGVLAAFATALLTLASLALRHRLTTSAGA; this comes from the coding sequence ATGACCGCGCTCGCGGTGACCAGCGCGACCCTCGCGCGCGTGCTGCGCGACCGCACGGCGCTGTTCTTCATGGTGCTGCTGCCGGTCGCCATCATCGTCGTCATCGGGGTTACCGTCAGCGGCTTCGACCAGTTCCGCATCGGACTCGTCCCGGCCGCCCGAAACGGGCCGGTGGCAGGGGAGTTGACTTCGGAACTCCAGGAGGCACCCGGGCTGCGGGCCCGTACATACGACACCGCGGCCGACGCGCGCACGGCGCTGCGGCGCGCCGAGCTGGACGCCGTGGTCGTGGTGCCGAACAGCCTCGATGCGGACGTTCGGGCCGGGCGGTCCGTGACCGTGCCGGTGCTGGTGGAGCCCTCCGGCAGCGCCGGGCACGGGGCCGTGTCCTCGGTGTCGGCCGTCGTGGCCGAGCATGCGGCACGTCTGCAGGCCGCCCGGTTCGCCAGTGACGAGACAGACGGCTCCTTCGATGACGCCCTCGCGCTCGCCCGCACCGCCGAACGGGCCGCGTCCCCCATCGTCGTCCGCAGCGAAACCGTCAACGGCCAGAGCGACTTCCTGCCGCTCGGCTACAGCTACAGCACACCGACCATGCTGGTGCTGTTCGTGTTCATCAACGCCCTGGCGGGCGGCGCGGCCATCGTGCAGACACGCCGGACCGGGGTGTACGCCCGCGCGCTCGCGGCACCGGTCGCCGCCCGCACCCTGGTGTTCGGTGAGACGGTCGCCTATTTGCTGCTGGCGGCCCTGCAGTCCCTGCTGATCGTCGGCATCGGGGCGCTGGCCTTCGACGTGAAGTGGGGCGATCCGCTCGCCGCCGGCGCGCTGGTCACCGTGTGGGCGCTGGTGGGCACCGGCGCCGGTGTGCTGGCCGGGGCCCTGTTCCGCACACCGGAGCAGGTGCACGCGATCGGCCCCGCCCTCGGCATCGGGATGGGCATGCTGGGCGGCTGCATGTGGCCGCTGGCCGTGGTTCCCGACTGGCTGCGCAGCGCCGGGCACGCGGTGCCGCACGCCTGGGCCGTCGACGCGTGGACGACGCTGCTGTCGCGGGACGGTGACCTGGCCGCGATCCTGCGCGACCTGGGCGTCCTCGCCGCCTTCGCCACCGCGCTGCTCACCCTCGCGTCCCTGGCGCTGCGGCACCGGCTGACGACCAGCGCCGGAGCGTAG